A stretch of DNA from Nonlabens ponticola:
TAGTTTCTATGTTTGTGATACTGACCGTTATCTGTGCTGTTCTTTATGGTTTTTACAGCTTGATTTACGGTATTCTACTAAGACGCTTGAAGAGAAATTATCAGGAATTGAAGAAGATGGAGGTTTGATGTTTGAATGATTGCTTTTTAAAATTAACGAGCTACACCCATCTAGATCTTCCCTCAAGGGAAGACTTTTTTATAACGATTGAAAAGTTTTCCCTTGAGGGAAATGTCTCGGTTTGACCGAGACAAAGGGTGTTGCGCATGAGTAGACTACAATCTGCCTACTGAAAACCATCAACTAATATACTTCCACAAACCTTTCTTGTTTTGCAAATGGTTCATGACGCGACGTACAGATTGATGCTTGTCTAGTCCTATCGATGGATCTTCATTCAGAAATTTGATCGCTGCGTTTCTTGCTTGTGCTAGTAACTCGTTATCCTTTACAATATCTGCGATGCGCAGCTCCATCACGCCGCTTTGTCGGGTTCCCATGATATCGCCTGGACCTCGTAGTTTGAGGTCCACCTCAGCAATTTCAAAACCATCTGTCGTTCTTACCATGGTTTCCAGTCTGGTTTTAGCCTCAGCACTCAACTTGTGACTAGTCATTAAAATACAGTAACTCTGGTCTGCGCCGCGTCCTACTCTGCCGCGCAGTTGGTGCAGTTGTGATAGCCCAAAACGCTCAGCGCTCTCGATAATCATTACACTGGCATTGGGCACATTAACACCAACTTCAATGACCGTTGTAGCGACCATGATCTGCGTTTCACCCTTAACAAATCGTTGCATCTCATAATCCTTGTCATCGGGCTTCATCTGGCCATGAACGATACTCACCTGATACTGCGGATTAGGAAACTCGCGCACGATACTTTCATAGCCATCCATCAAATCCTTATAATCTAGCGTTTCAGATTCCTGAATTAACGGATATACGATATAGACTTGTCGGCCTTTAGCAATCTCATCCTTGATAAATTTGAATACGCGCAGTCGGTCTTTATCATACCTGTGAACGGTTTGTATCTCCTTGCGACCTGGCGGTAATTCGTCAATGATAGATATATCGAGATCACCGTATAGACTCATAGCCAAGGTACGCGGTATAGGTGTTGCCGTCATCACCAACACATGTGGTGGAAAATCGTTTTTCTTCCACAGCTTTGCGCGTTGAGCGACGCCAAATCGATGCTGCTCATCAACAATCGCCACACCTAAATTTTGAAACTTGACTTTATCTTCTATCAGCGCGTGAGTTCCTATTAAAATATTTAAACTGCCATCTTCCAATTCTTCATGAATTACTCGTCTGTCTTTTGTCTTTACAGATCCAGTAAGCAACGAGACATTCAAACCCGTAGGTGCTAATAATTCTGAAACGCCAGCATAGTGTTGCTGGGCAAGAATCTCAGTAGGTGCCATGATGCAGGCTTGGAATCCATTATCAATAGCTAGCAAACAAGTTAAGACTGCAACAATGGTTTTACCAGAACCTACATCACCTTGCAGCAAGCGGTTCATGTGCGATCCATTTGCCATGTCTGCCCTTATTTCTTTTACCACGCGTTTTTGGGCGCCCGTAAGCTCAAAAGGCAAATTATAATTGTAGAAATTATGAAAATGGTCGCCTACGGTTTCAAATGCATAGCTTTTGATTTTGGTTTTTCTGATTCTGTTTTGCAACAGCAATTCCATTTGAATAAAGAATAATTCTTCAAACTTCAGGCGCTTCATGGCTTGCTGCAACGCCTTATTACTTGATGGGAAATGTATCTGATGCATTGCCTCATTCTTGCTCATGAGCTGCTGGTCACGCATCAAATCGTCAGGTAGCGTCTCAAAAAACGCACTTTTGATTTCGGAATATAATTGACGCATCAATCGTACAAAGTATTGATTGGTCAACTTACGTTTGACCAATTGCTCAGTCGATGGATAGATAGGCGTCATGGCTGTGTGCTGCCTACCCTTAAATTCCTTGAGCAGTTCTATATCTGGATGTGCGATGCTGTACATGGATCCGTAGCGAGAAACCTTGCCGTACACTACATAAACCTCATTGGTCTTTAAACTGTCTTTAAAGAACTTCTGACCTTTAAACCACACGAGTTCCATGCGACCAGAGTCATCTGCAAGAGTAGCAACGAGTCGTGTGGCTTTTCCTGCGCCAGCCGTTCCTATGGAAATTAATCTACCTATTACCTGAACTTGTGCTGCTTCAGGAACGAGCTGTCCTATTTTGTGAAACTTGGTGCGATCCACATACCTATTGGGAAAAAAGTTGGCTAGATCGCCGTAGTTTGTGATGCCTAATTCCTTGCGCAACAAATCTGCACGAGCTGGTCCTACACCATTTAGGTAATCGATAGGCGTGGTAAGAAAGTTGATAGGCATGCTCGCAATCTATACTCAAAGGTAGCATTGTACCTGCAAACAATCAACGCATGGTTAAACCTTGATCATACAAAACAGTCACATGCATGGATCCTCAAATAGAGGTATGACTTTTGTATTTTGCCAGTCCATGAGATATTTTTTTATTGCCCTTTTATTTTCTTTTTCCACCATCCTAGACGCTCAAGGAATCGAGCAGCCCAAGGTAGATTTTATTACTGCTACCGCGCAGGTTGAAGTCGATACAAGCATCACGTATATTAAGGGATCGGTTTCGTTTGAAATTCAGATTTTGGAAGATGTTGATACGCTCAAAATCGATGCAAGGAACTTAGATGATTTTCAAGTTACGTCTAGCACACATCCTGATCTTGCAAGCAGTAAGAATGATGCAGAAATTGTTGTGGTATCATGCTTTCGCGAAAGCAAAACAGCCCAAATCACTATCAACTACACAGCGACACCAACGCAGGCTCTATACTTTATTGACAAGGATGCTGACGGAAATTGGGACCAAGCGTGGACGCAAGGTCAAGGTAAATACACGAGTAACTGGATGCCAAGTATTGATGATGTGAACGAGAAAATGATTTGGGATATTTCGGTCATCGCACCCAACGGTCTCACGGCAATCGCCAATGGAAAACTCCTATCCAAAACCAGCGATCAAGATGCCACGACATGGAATTATGACATGACTAGACCCATGTCTAGTTATCTGCTCGCTTTGGCCATAGGCGATTATGCATCGCAATCCAAAAAATCAGAACGCGGCACACCACTTCAATTTTACTATTATCCAGAAGATAAATCTAAATTATGGTCCACCTACCAGCAGTCTGTTGAGATATTTAATTTTCTTGAAAAGGAAATAGGGATTGCTTACCCATGGCAAAACTACAAGCAAGTACCTGTCAAGGATTTTTTATATGCTGGTATGGAAAATACTGGAACTACCTTTTTTGACGACCAGTTTGTCCAAGACGCTGCTGGCGCGATAGATCGCAGCTATGTAAATGTCAATGCGCACGAGCTGTCACATCAATGGTTTGGAAATCTTGTGACTGCTCAATCAGGTGAACATCACTGGCTGCAAGAAGGATTTGCAACGTACTATGCACTATTAGCAGAGAAAGAACTTTACGGCAACCAGCATTTTATGGTCAAGCTCTATGAAAACGCTGAGGCTCTTGCAGACCAAACAAGAACTGGAAAAAGCATTGCCCTACTCGATCCCAAGGCTAGCTCACTCACTTTTTATCAGCATGGCGCCTGGGCAGCACACGCCTTGAGAGAATTGGTTGGTGATGCTGCTTTCAAGAAAAGTATCAAGGAGTTTTTACAGGAGTACTCTTTCAAGAGTGCGAGCACAGATGATTTGCTCAATATTATGACGGCAAACTCTGGCAAGGATCTTTCCTATTACAAGAAGACCTGGCTACTGTCTGAGCAATTCCCATCACAAGAAGCCTTGAGATTGTTGCGCGCAGATAAATTTATGGAAGAGTACTTGCAGTTACTGGCTAGACGTATTTCACCATTTGAAGATGCTTACAATAGTTATAAGGAAACCCTGAAATATCCTGTGAGCAAGGAAATGGTATTGGAAATGATCGCACAGCTTAATCTGCATGACGATTACCGCAAGTACAGTCTACAATCAACTGCTGCGTCTATCAATAATGCAGAAATTAGACAGTTGATCGCACTTACTACCAGAGAAGTCACGCCTGATAATCAAAACCTAGTCGCCGAATTGCTATTGGACAAATCCTACCTGACGCGAGAAAGCGCGATGTACCTGCTGTGGAATGCGGCGATCAACAAAGAGAAAATGCTGCGTACCGCATGGTCTGCATGGGATACCACAAATGAATCGCTAGAGATGGCATGGCTGGTATTAGCGATTAATACCGATGGCTTTATCGATCAAGAAAAATTGAGTTTTACCACTAGACTGCAGCAATTTACAGCTGCTAGTTTTGGCATTGAAACTAGAATGGCGGCTTTTGATTATCTAAAGGCTCTGGACTTTTTTGCGGAAAGTAATTATATTGATCTGCTGAACTCGGCAGCGCATCATAACTGGCGTTACTATACTTATGCTCGCAATTTGATAAAAGAATTACAAAAAGATCCTAAACACGCAGCTGCGCTAAAAGCTGCGATGGATCAGGTGAACGATAAAGCGAAAACAAAACTGGAACAAGTCCTAGACCTAGAGTAACTCCATTACTTCTTTACGAACCACGCTCAGCGCGGTTTCACTAGGCACACGACCGTCCATAAATTCATTGATGATAAGATTGCGCAACTCATCTGCGGTTTGCGTTTTATCACTCAAGGCGATTTGTCTTATTTTTTGAATGGTTGAGTTCTTTGCAGCTCGCACCACGTTCCAGCAATCATCAGTCACATAAATCTGTTGCGCGATGTTATGATCGTATTCCTGTTCAATACTAGCAACGAGCATGTTTTCATATTGAGCTTTACTCACATTTTCTGGCGAGGTGCGCACCAACAGACTGTTTGGCTTGATGCGTTCTAGAAACAAAGTAAGCCGTTCATAGGCAGCAAGTCTAGTTGGTAAAGCCTGCGCTTTTGTTTCCTTGAGAATATGATATTTCCTACGGTTTTCTTCATTTCCTAAGAATGACGAAATCAAGAAATAAGCTACAACGCCTACAATGATAGCAGGAACGATAGCAATGAGTAATTGGGCTGTAGTGATTGTCAAAATTTGAAATTATTTAGATCCACCTAGATGCACGCAATCCTTGAGATGCTGCATGCTTTGAAAAGCGACAGGTGATTTTTGATATTTGTATGTGTATTCCAGCGTTTGGGTCATGTTGTTGTCACCTATACTCACATCTACATCACGCATATCAAATTGGCATGGATGCTCATAACCGGCAGCATGTGTAATTTCCAACACTTCTTTATTGAATTTCTTAAAATAGCTAGCAAGTCGATCTGCTTTTTCTGGAACGACGATTCCTCGCTGCAACCACTTGTTTTGAGTAGCAACACCAGTAGGACAGGTATTATTATGACAAGCCTTTGCCTGAATACAGCCTATGGAAATCATCGCCTCGCGAGCTACATTGATACAATCGGCACCCATAGAAAATGCCATCGCGGCTTTGGCAGGAAAACCTAATTTACCACTAGCTACAAAGACAATATCATCAGTCATATCTCTAGCTTGAAATACTTGATATAAGCTGGAAAAACCGTAGACCCATGGTAGCGAGACGTGATCTGCAAAACTAGGTGGAGCCGCACCAGTGCCGCCTTCACCACCATCTATAGTTATAAAATCCGGGCCTTTACCTGTCACTTTCATGATATCTGCCAGTTCTTCCCATTGTTCTAGCTTGCCTATCGCCGCTTTAATTCCTACGGGCAATCCTGTTTCTTGCGCTATGCTTTCTACAAACTCAACCAGACCATCGATGCCTTCAAAAGCTGTGTGCGATGGTGGTGATAGCACATCTTTACCCATAGGTACATTGCGTATCTCACTAATTTCTTTGGTTATTTTAGAACCTGGCAGTACGCCACCTTTTCCAGGTTTGGCACCTTGCGATAATTTTACCTCAATCGCACGCACTTGTGGATGATCTTTTACTAGCTGCTTGAGTTTTTCCATGGAAAAGTTTCCATCGTCATCTCGCACGCCAAAGTAACCCGTACCAAAATGAAAAACCACATCTGCACCGCGCTTATGGTATGGTGACAAACCACCTTCACCAGTGTTGTGGTAAGCATGTACTTTTTTGGCACCATGATTCATCGCATCAATAGCCTTGGCGCTCAAACTACCGTAACTCATGGCACTAATATTAATGATGCTGGCAGGACGGTATGGTCTTTTTCTGTTTTTGGCCGCGCCCATGACCTTGGCACAAGGAACAAAATCTGGCTCTTTATCTACCTGACTTCCTTTCTCAACCTTAAAAGGCACCATGGCGTTATTGATAAAAATGTATTGGTGCGAGTAAATATCCCGATCAGTTCCAAAGCCCTCGTAGTTATTCTCATCCTTGGCACTTGCATAAATCCAACCACGCTCAATTCTATTAAATGGTAATTCCTCGCGATTATTTGCTACAATATATTGGCGTAATTCTGGGCCAATGCTCTCCAGCCAGTAACGCGCATGACCTACCACAGGAAAATTGCGCAGAATGATATGATTCTTCTGGAAAATATCTCGGATTGCTACTAGAACAATAAAAAACAACAGATACCAATACCACGCGATACTACCCAAAAACTCTAATACAGATTCCATTTAAATTTTAATAGAGCCTAAAAGTACGATATGCCTGTGGGTTTTTCATAATCGTCTATCGATGCAATAAGGCTTGTTTTGATTACGCTTTCGCGAAAGCATAATCACCCGAATCGAACTAACAAAAAACAAGAATCATCGTGGATAAAAATCTCACTGCACGCTGGTTGAAACGAAAGCCAAAACGTATCTTGTACATCGCCATAAATTTCACCCGATTTGCAAGACTATTTATCCCAACTTAATGAGGCTCAACGACTTCCCGTTTTACAAAAGGAAGGACCCATGATTGTAATTGCTGGTGCAGGCTCTGGAAAAACCAGGGTTCTCACGTTGCGCATCGCCTACTTGATGCAACAAGGCGTAGATCCGTTCAATATCCTCGCACTTACCTTTACTAACAAGGCAGCACGTGAGATGAAAAAGCGTATTGCAGATATCGTGGGACAAAGCGAAGCCAAGAATTTGTGGATGGGAACCTTTCACTCGGTTTTTGCTCGTTTGTTACGCATGGAAGCAGACAAGCTGGGCTACCCATCGAACTTCACCATTTATGATTCTCAAGACTCGCAACGTTTGACCAGCGCGATTATTAAGGAAATGGGACTGGACAAGGATGTGTATAAATACAAGCAAATATTTTCGCGTATTTCCAGCATGAAGAACAATCTGATCACGGTGCGCGCTTATTTCGCCAATCCAGAATTGATCGAGGCAGACGAGATGGCTCGCAGACCACGTTTTGGCGAGATCTATAGAGAATATGTCGAGCGTTGTTTTAAGGCTGGCGCGATGGATTTTGATGATTTATTGCTTAAAACCAACGAGCTAATCAATAGATTTCCCGATGTGCTAGCAAAATACCAACATCGATTCCAGTACATACTGGTGGATGAGTATCAGGATACTAATCACTCGCAATATTTGATTGTTAAGGCGCTATCAGACAAGTTTCAGAATATTTGTGTGGTAGGTGACGATGCACAGTCTATATATGCTTTTCGAGGTGCGAACATCAATAACATTCTCAATTTTCAGCGAGATTATGATAATGTGCAGGCTTATCGTCTTGAGCAGAATTATCGATCCACCAAAAATATTGTCGAAGCCGCAAATTCCATTATAGAGCACAACAAAACTAAACTTGACAAAGTAGTCTGGACGTCTAACACAGATGGTCCCAAAATCGTGGTGCATCGACTCATGAGCGATGCAGAAGAAGGTAGATATGTTGCCAGCAGTATCTGGGAAAACAAGATGAACCACCAGCTCACCAATGATAAGTTTGCTATCCTGTATCGCACAAATGCACAGTCGCGTGCGATGGAGGACGCGTTGCGCAAGCGTGATATTCCTTATCGTATTTATGGCGGATTAAGTTTTTACCAGCGTAAAGAAGTAAAGGATGTGCTGTCCTATTTGAGATTGATTGTCAATCCTAAGGATGAAGAAGCACTTAAAAGAGTCATTAATTATCCAGCGCGAGGTATAGGCGCCACTACTATGGATAAACTGATCGTTGCTGCCAAACAATACGACCGCAGCATCTTTGAAGTGATTGAAAATATTGATAGAGTTGACATAAATATCAACGGCTCTACCAAAACCAAGCTGCGCAACTTTGCCACCATGATCAAGAGTTTTCAAGCACTTGAGGAAACTCAAAATGTATTCGAACTCACAGAGTATGTCATCAAGAAAAGTGCATTACTAACTGAGCTTAAAAAAGACGGTACCCAAGAAGGTATCTCTCGCATAGAAAACATCGAGGAACTGCTCAATGGTATGCGAGATTTTGTAGAAGGACAAAAAGAAGTCGATGAAGCGCGAGGCTCATTGGCAGAATTCCTGGAAGATGTCGCCCTCGCAACAGATCTTGATAATGATAAAGGTGATCAAGATCGTGTGTCACTTATGACCATTCACCTATCTAAAGGACTGGAATTCCCGTATCTATATATAGTAGGGCTGGAAGAAGACTTGTTCCCTAGTGCCATGAGTATGAATACTCGTGAGGAATTGGAGGAAGAACGCAGACTCTTTTATGTAGCTCTCACACGTGCAGAACATCAAGCGTATTTAACGTACACATTAAGTAGATACCGTTGGGGAAAATTAGTGGATGCGGAACCCAGCCGTTTTATAAATGAGATTGACGAGAAGTATCTTGAGTACACCACGCCTATGGATGATTACCGCTATAAAAGCGCGCTTACCGATCATCTATGGGACGAACCAGACAAATCAAAACTGCGTCAGAGTAAGCCCAAGAATGGGACGCCACCTACAGTCAACAAACCTAGCGAAGAACAAATACGCAAATTGCGTAAAATGAGACCAGTCTCTACGGCAGATTCTAACGCCAATAGAAAACCAGGTTTTGAAGGCAAACTGGAAGCTGGAATGATTGTGGAGCACGCACGTTTTGGCCGTGGTGAGGTTGTCAACCTTGAAGGCGTTGGCGGCGAAAGAAAAGCAGAGATTAATTTCAAGGTTGGTGGTTTGAAAAAATTATTACTACGTTTTGCAAAATTGGATGTTGTTGATTCTTAATTGAGTTATTCTTATTAAATCACACGTTCCCTAGAGAAATTCGCAGTGATTTAGAGGTCAAATCTTAAAATTTGATGTTTTGAATCATTAATATTCATAACGAATTGCGATGCTGGCAATCTTCACGACTTTAGCCAGCTTAATTTGTGATGTATGAATAATGCCTTTATTAAAGGAACTGGATCTTATGCTCCAGAAAATGTAGTGAAAAATGATTTTTTTGAATCCGTAGGATCAAACGATGCGTGGATTTATAAAAATCTAGGAATTAAAGAAAGACGTATCTCTACTGGTGAGACCACCAGCGATCTTGCCACCCAGGCAGGAAAAAAGGCGATAGAAAATGCAGAACTTAGCGTTGATGATATTGACCTTATCATACTAGCTACCGCAACACCTGATAAACTGGCTCCATCCTGCGCGTGTTTTGTTCAAGAAAAACTGGGTGCTTTTAATGCAGTGGCTTTTGATATTTCTGCAGTTTGTAGTGGTGCTGTTTTTGCCACTGCTACCGCTGTCCAATTTATCAAGTCCGGTATGTATAAAAATGTACTGGTGATAGGTGCAGACACGTTTTCTAACATTACCGACTGGGAACGTCGTGACTCGGTATTTTTTGGCGATGGTGCTGGCGCGATGGTGATTTCGCATACTACAGAAGACAAAGGATTCATCGATTTCTTATTACATACAGATGGTCGCGGTAAAGATTGCTGGAATATTCCAGCTGGTGGCTCGCTGACGCCTACCACAACTGAAACCCTAGATCAAGGGTTACAGTATTTTCAAATGGATGGCCCAGCGGTTTATCAAACGGCTGTTGATGTGGTGCCTAAGTCCATCAATAAAATACTAAAACTCAACAATCTCCATATCGATCAAATCGACCATTTGATACCGCATCAACCTAGTGTGCGTATTCTGCAAAGTGTAGCTGAAACCGTTGGATTACCATGGGAAAAAGTGCATACCAATATGGATCGATACGCTAACACTTCCGGTGGCACGATTCCCATCATGCTGGATGAGGTACATCGACAAGGCCTTTTTGAAAAAGGGCAGCATGTGCTCTTTGCCGCGGTAGGTGCTGGCTGGACTTGGGGCACGGCGATATATAAGTGGTGATGAGATAATTTGATGATTTGATGATTTGGTGATGCAGTGATTTGGTGATATGTTGATGTGATAATGTAGAAATTGAAAATAGCACCTAAGTTATCACCTGTCTTTCAAAGACAACGGTCACACACTTTGAACAAAGAATCAACTTTGAAAACATGATAATGCCTATCGAATATCGAATATCGAATATCGAATATCGAATTACTGAATAACGAGAACAACTGTCAACTGTCAACTGTCAACTGTCAACTGTCAACTGTCAACTGTCAACTGATTACTGATTACTGATTACTGATTACTGATTACTGATTACTGATTACTGATTACTGATTACTAAAAACTGTCAACTATTAACTGACAACTGATAACTGACAACCGTAAACTGTCAACTGATTACTAAAAACCAACCACCATGCTAGAAGGAAAAACATATTTAATTACAGGAATTGCAGACGAGCACTCGTTGGCGATGTACACGGCTCGCGAGATTATTAAGAATGGCGGCAAGGTTGTTTGTACGGGTCTTGGCGTCAGTAAACATCATAGTGATCTCTCAGATAAAGCAAAAGCTTTTCTCAACCAAAACTATGAGGATTTCAAACAATCAGTTCAAAAAGAATTGGGCGATAGTCATACTGCCATACTGGACGTTACCATCGATGCAAATATTGAGAGCTTTGCACAGGAATTGGCAGATAAAAACATCAAACTAGATGGTTTCCTGCATGCTATTGCCATGGACAAAACCATACGCAAGAAAGAGGTAAAACCACTGATTGATGTGACGCTTCAGGAGTTTTGCGATACTATGGATGTGAGTGCTTATTCATTAATAAGTGTTACCAGACATCTTATAGAAAAAAACGTGTTACAAAAAGGTGCGTCGATCTGTTCCTTAAGTTACATCGCTGCGGCAAAAGTTACTTTTCATCCTTACCGAAACATCAGCATCGCAAAAGCCGCACTAGAACGTATCACCGTTGAACTTGCCGATGAGCTGGGCCGTAAACACCAGATGCGCTGCAACGCCGTGCGATTTTCACCTTTCATGGGCAGTAAGGCTGGTAATGCAACCTTGCGCCCAGAAGATGTTGAAACATCCAACCGTATGAGTCCGCTGGGCAATGCGCGTCCGGAAGATCTCGCGTTTGAAATTGTCCACCTTTTTAGACCAGAAAGTCGCATCACGGGCGAGATACGTCATGTTGACGGCGGCTACCATATCACTGGTTAATTTGTTGATGGGTTGTTGTTGTTTTGCTTTCGCGAAAGCAAAATATCCACTTACCTTAGCATATAAAACGAGCAGTAATGAAGAATCTGGCATTCCCTATCAATTTCAAATTTAGAGTCTCCACACTCGCTAACGATTTTACCGCAACAGATGCGGATGGTCGCGTGGTAGCTTATGTGCGCCAGAAAATGTTTAAGCTCAAGGAAGCGATCACCATTTACAGCGATACTACCAAAAGTGAAATACTGTACACCATACAAGCCAACAAATGGCTGGACTGGAGCGCGGCTTATGCCATGACAGATGTCAATGGGAATCAACTAGGTAAAATTGCACGCAAGGGCTGGCGTTCCTTATGGAAGGCAGAATATGCCATCATCGACCAAAACAACAACCATCAATACACGTGTAAAGAGGCTAGCGCCTTTTCTCGCATCGCAGATTCAGTTGTTGGAGAAATTCCTGTGCTGGGATTTTTCACGGGTTATCTCTTCAATCCTACCTATAATGTAATTGATAATAATGGTGATATCGTCGCTAGACTTAAAAAGGAACAGTCCATGCTGGGAAGAAAATTCCAGGTGATCAAGCTAACCGATCTAGATCCTGATGATAAAGAACGTATCATGTTAGGTCTCATGATGCTGGTATTATTAGAGCGCAGAAGAAGTTAATTTTAAAAATAACTACTATAAAGCAAGCTTTAGTTTTCACCTGTATTTTCCACAGTATTATAATTATAGCCTTTCCAAGTGGACATGGTTATGGTATTATGCCTTTTATTGAAATTATTAGCGTTATCCATTCTGTGAATGCAGAACTAGGAATAGACTCTTTTGAAAAACAAATTATATTACTGAGCTTGCTATCATTGTTAGCGAAAATTGTGTTTATCAGCGCTGTATTTTTTCAATCGATAAAGAAAAACAAATTTATCATACCGATCGGATTACTTTTCATGGCTATCTCTTTTATCAGTATTACTATTGCAACCTTTAAATACAACCTATTTGTCTTTACTTTAATGATTTCGAGCTCAATTCCATTCTTGATGTTTTATGGTAGACTCGTTCATAAATATTACCTATCGAGAAAGAACTTGTCAAACTGATCGAGCTATATTTACCGTAAACACTGTAAAATTGTACGAGTCCACCTATCCCAAAAAACGATTCAACATTACGCTAGATTTTCTATCTAAACATGTCTCAAAAGATGAGACGATTTTAGATCTGGGCGTAGAAAATCCGTTTACATCTATTCTAAAGGAGCAAGGTTATAGTGTGCAAAATACTTCTGGCGAGGATCTGGATGATGATGTGAGTACTGTCGCAGGATTTGATGGTGACGTTGTTACCGCTTTTGAAATCTTTGAGCATCTAGTCAATCCTTATGGCGTTCTCAAGGCCATACCATGTGATAAATTGCTGGTGAGCGTGCCATTAAAATTATGGTTTTCTAGTGCTTATCGCAATAAGAACGATATACGTGATCAACATTATCATGAGTTCGAGGACTGGCAGTTGGACTATGTGCTTGA
This window harbors:
- a CDS encoding 3-oxoacyl-ACP synthase III family protein, giving the protein MNNAFIKGTGSYAPENVVKNDFFESVGSNDAWIYKNLGIKERRISTGETTSDLATQAGKKAIENAELSVDDIDLIILATATPDKLAPSCACFVQEKLGAFNAVAFDISAVCSGAVFATATAVQFIKSGMYKNVLVIGADTFSNITDWERRDSVFFGDGAGAMVISHTTEDKGFIDFLLHTDGRGKDCWNIPAGGSLTPTTTETLDQGLQYFQMDGPAVYQTAVDVVPKSINKILKLNNLHIDQIDHLIPHQPSVRILQSVAETVGLPWEKVHTNMDRYANTSGGTIPIMLDEVHRQGLFEKGQHVLFAAVGAGWTWGTAIYKW
- a CDS encoding ATP-dependent helicase produces the protein MQDYLSQLNEAQRLPVLQKEGPMIVIAGAGSGKTRVLTLRIAYLMQQGVDPFNILALTFTNKAAREMKKRIADIVGQSEAKNLWMGTFHSVFARLLRMEADKLGYPSNFTIYDSQDSQRLTSAIIKEMGLDKDVYKYKQIFSRISSMKNNLITVRAYFANPELIEADEMARRPRFGEIYREYVERCFKAGAMDFDDLLLKTNELINRFPDVLAKYQHRFQYILVDEYQDTNHSQYLIVKALSDKFQNICVVGDDAQSIYAFRGANINNILNFQRDYDNVQAYRLEQNYRSTKNIVEAANSIIEHNKTKLDKVVWTSNTDGPKIVVHRLMSDAEEGRYVASSIWENKMNHQLTNDKFAILYRTNAQSRAMEDALRKRDIPYRIYGGLSFYQRKEVKDVLSYLRLIVNPKDEEALKRVINYPARGIGATTMDKLIVAAKQYDRSIFEVIENIDRVDININGSTKTKLRNFATMIKSFQALEETQNVFELTEYVIKKSALLTELKKDGTQEGISRIENIEELLNGMRDFVEGQKEVDEARGSLAEFLEDVALATDLDNDKGDQDRVSLMTIHLSKGLEFPYLYIVGLEEDLFPSAMSMNTREELEEERRLFYVALTRAEHQAYLTYTLSRYRWGKLVDAEPSRFINEIDEKYLEYTTPMDDYRYKSALTDHLWDEPDKSKLRQSKPKNGTPPTVNKPSEEQIRKLRKMRPVSTADSNANRKPGFEGKLEAGMIVEHARFGRGEVVNLEGVGGERKAEINFKVGGLKKLLLRFAKLDVVDS
- a CDS encoding LURP-one-related/scramblase family protein, giving the protein MKNLAFPINFKFRVSTLANDFTATDADGRVVAYVRQKMFKLKEAITIYSDTTKSEILYTIQANKWLDWSAAYAMTDVNGNQLGKIARKGWRSLWKAEYAIIDQNNNHQYTCKEASAFSRIADSVVGEIPVLGFFTGYLFNPTYNVIDNNGDIVARLKKEQSMLGRKFQVIKLTDLDPDDKERIMLGLMMLVLLERRRS
- a CDS encoding methyltransferase domain-containing protein, which gives rise to MYESTYPKKRFNITLDFLSKHVSKDETILDLGVENPFTSILKEQGYSVQNTSGEDLDDDVSTVAGFDGDVVTAFEIFEHLVNPYGVLKAIPCDKLLVSVPLKLWFSSAYRNKNDIRDQHYHEFEDWQLDYVLDKAGWEIKDSIKFTNPTKKLGLRPLLRTYTPRYYLVYCERK
- a CDS encoding SDR family oxidoreductase is translated as MLEGKTYLITGIADEHSLAMYTAREIIKNGGKVVCTGLGVSKHHSDLSDKAKAFLNQNYEDFKQSVQKELGDSHTAILDVTIDANIESFAQELADKNIKLDGFLHAIAMDKTIRKKEVKPLIDVTLQEFCDTMDVSAYSLISVTRHLIEKNVLQKGASICSLSYIAAAKVTFHPYRNISIAKAALERITVELADELGRKHQMRCNAVRFSPFMGSKAGNATLRPEDVETSNRMSPLGNARPEDLAFEIVHLFRPESRITGEIRHVDGGYHITG